Proteins from a genomic interval of Sphingobacterium lactis:
- a CDS encoding UvrD-helicase domain-containing protein: MFIWEKGSLNDEQEVAILEKDSVLLIACPGSGKTRTLTYKIAYELSRLNSNKEFVIAITYTNNAADEIKERVELLGVDTTQLWIGTIHSFCMEWILKPYHLYSERLKNGFKVCNSFDTEKLLTELCKKYSNPKVTFYDFQYYATINGTYKFTSKNSNQNKHIKAILQEYFGILKENNQLDFEQILFYAYELLKSKPIICTVLCKLFPFILIDEYQDTKEIQYHIISKILSANKGCSKTLIVGDPNQSIYHSLGGYPMPKDDLEKLLGFNLIQLSLDKNYRSSETIINYFDYYKTFATPIIAFGNEKDYNSLITYNLSVSLDNLIEEIAKLILFNVREAGISPNEICIAAPQWVQIASITRKLMIRLPDFSFDGPGMAPFSRDIENFWFKVARIVLTEPSPYMYVRRLRWSKEVLNELDAAGVDVSNLSNKEFLKICNSIEVNENDGLTYLRSFFERICESLKIQIQNFPLLEEHHTSFFASSENRIQRLIDEGNPFIGEIENFRKVFRQRDGITVSTIHGVKGEEYDTVIGFALLNDYVPHFNDTNGYENSKKLLYVLASRARKNLHLISETSRGINYYNPEGKSPTPHLLEYNYEYSIVALDNSD; encoded by the coding sequence ATGTTCATTTGGGAAAAAGGAAGTTTGAATGATGAGCAAGAAGTTGCAATCTTGGAGAAAGATAGTGTACTCTTGATTGCCTGTCCTGGTAGTGGAAAAACGAGAACGCTTACATACAAAATCGCTTACGAATTAAGCAGGCTAAATTCCAATAAAGAGTTCGTTATTGCAATTACATACACGAATAACGCTGCTGATGAAATTAAAGAACGGGTTGAATTATTGGGGGTTGATACTACACAATTATGGATTGGTACAATTCACTCATTCTGTATGGAATGGATATTAAAGCCTTACCATCTGTATTCTGAAAGGTTGAAAAACGGGTTTAAAGTTTGTAATTCCTTTGATACTGAAAAGCTCCTAACCGAATTATGCAAAAAATATAGCAATCCAAAAGTTACTTTTTATGATTTTCAATATTATGCTACCATAAATGGTACATATAAGTTTACATCAAAAAATAGTAATCAGAATAAGCATATCAAAGCTATTCTTCAAGAATATTTCGGAATATTAAAAGAGAATAATCAATTGGATTTTGAGCAGATACTTTTTTATGCTTATGAATTATTGAAATCAAAGCCAATCATTTGTACCGTCTTATGCAAATTATTTCCATTTATTTTGATTGATGAATATCAAGATACTAAAGAGATACAATACCATATAATATCAAAAATATTAAGTGCAAACAAAGGGTGTTCAAAAACATTAATTGTTGGCGACCCTAACCAATCTATTTATCATTCTTTAGGTGGTTATCCGATGCCAAAGGATGATTTGGAAAAACTTTTGGGGTTTAACTTGATACAGTTGAGTTTAGACAAAAATTACAGGTCATCTGAAACCATAATAAATTACTTCGATTATTATAAAACATTTGCTACCCCTATTATAGCATTCGGAAACGAAAAAGATTATAATAGTTTAATCACATATAACTTATCGGTTTCGTTAGATAATTTGATAGAAGAAATTGCAAAATTGATTTTGTTTAATGTCCGTGAAGCCGGAATTAGCCCTAATGAAATTTGTATTGCAGCACCTCAATGGGTTCAGATTGCAAGTATTACAAGGAAGCTAATGATTAGACTTCCGGATTTTAGTTTTGACGGACCCGGTATGGCTCCGTTTTCACGGGACATTGAGAATTTTTGGTTTAAAGTTGCAAGAATTGTTTTGACAGAACCATCGCCCTATATGTACGTTCGTCGTTTACGTTGGAGTAAAGAAGTTTTGAACGAACTTGATGCTGCGGGAGTAGATGTATCAAACTTATCAAACAAAGAGTTTTTGAAAATCTGCAATTCAATTGAAGTGAATGAAAATGATGGTTTAACCTACTTACGTTCTTTCTTTGAAAGAATTTGTGAAAGCCTGAAAATACAAATTCAGAATTTCCCGTTACTTGAAGAACATCACACATCATTTTTTGCAAGTTCTGAAAATAGAATACAAAGGCTTATTGACGAGGGAAATCCATTTATTGGAGAGATTGAAAATTTTAGAAAAGTTTTCAGGCAAAGAGATGGTATAACCGTTTCAACTATTCACGGCGTAAAGGGAGAGGAATATGATACAGTAATAGGTTTTGCTCTTCTTAATGATTATGTCCCACACTTCAACGATACAAACGGTTACGAAAATTCTAAAAAATTACTTTACGTTTTAGCTTCAAGAGCAAGAAAAAATTTACACTTAATCTCTGAAACGTCAAGAGGGATAAATTATTACAATCCTGAAGGGAAAAGCCCTACACCTCATTTGCTCGAATATAATTATGAATATTCGATTGTTGCTCTTGACAATTCCGATTGA
- the mobA gene encoding conjugal transfer protein MobA encodes MNDNNKKQLKKTGRRPKEDPATIRYTISFNEQEHAHFLALFDKSGMQVKAHFITSCIFDKTIKTIQIDKGTVDFYMRLTSFHSQFRSIGVNYNQIVKLLYKNFSEKKAAAFLYKLEKQTAEMAMLCQKIIQITEEFEAKNLKKKQYR; translated from the coding sequence ATGAACGATAACAACAAAAAGCAATTGAAAAAGACCGGACGTCGCCCCAAAGAAGACCCGGCGACCATCCGCTATACGATTTCCTTTAACGAGCAGGAACACGCCCATTTTCTTGCCCTGTTTGATAAATCAGGTATGCAGGTAAAGGCTCATTTCATAACGTCCTGCATCTTTGACAAGACCATAAAAACCATTCAGATTGACAAGGGAACGGTTGATTTTTATATGCGGCTGACCTCTTTTCACAGCCAGTTCCGCTCCATAGGTGTAAACTATAACCAGATTGTAAAGCTGTTGTACAAGAATTTTTCGGAGAAAAAAGCCGCAGCGTTCCTGTACAAATTGGAAAAACAAACGGCTGAAATGGCGATGCTATGCCAAAAAATCATTCAGATAACCGAAGAATTTGAAGCAAAGAACCTGAAAAAAAAGCAGTACAGATGA
- the mobB gene encoding conjugal transfer protein MobB, protein MIAKIGRSGNLYGALAYNQLKVENENGKILFANKIIETPTGAYTVAQLAQSFAPYLIANRNTEKHTLHISLNPDPKDKVSDDRFRQMAEEYMREMGYGEQPFVVFKHTDIDRSHIHIVSVCVDEQGKKISDKFEKMRSMNVCRELERQHGLIPATDKEHKQNDKIFRPVDYRAGDVKSQIASVVRHLPNYYKFQTLGEYNALLSLFNVTTEKVEGELQGKMRQGLLYIPLNEKGERAGHPFKASLFGKNAGLPALELHFAKCKEDLKDHPSKQTLKAAISIALKSTNDEQAFKKQLSEQGINVVVRRNDTGRIYGITFIDHNSKAVWNGSRLAKELSANTFNDYWNNNIKPEIKEPVVQLPKTSTSNDADLPAEEPHHLFDFLNTTEKHEDGLIEAFGGLLPEAQGDDYEEQDFANKMKKKKKRRL, encoded by the coding sequence ATGATAGCAAAGATTGGCAGAAGCGGGAATTTATACGGTGCATTGGCGTACAATCAGCTCAAAGTAGAGAATGAAAACGGGAAAATTCTGTTCGCAAATAAGATAATCGAAACGCCAACTGGAGCATATACTGTTGCACAATTAGCACAATCTTTTGCACCTTACCTGATTGCCAACCGCAATACGGAAAAGCATACGTTGCATATTTCGCTCAATCCCGACCCGAAAGATAAGGTTAGCGATGACAGGTTTCGGCAAATGGCGGAAGAATATATGCGGGAAATGGGCTACGGCGAACAGCCTTTTGTGGTATTCAAACATACCGATATCGACCGCAGCCATATACACATTGTATCGGTTTGCGTGGACGAGCAGGGCAAAAAGATTTCGGACAAATTCGAGAAAATGCGGTCTATGAATGTGTGCCGTGAACTGGAAAGACAACACGGCTTGATACCCGCAACCGATAAAGAACACAAGCAGAACGACAAGATTTTCCGTCCGGTAGATTATCGGGCAGGCGATGTGAAAAGCCAAATCGCTTCGGTTGTCCGCCACCTACCGAATTATTATAAGTTTCAGACTTTGGGCGAATACAATGCCTTGCTTTCCCTGTTTAATGTTACCACCGAAAAAGTGGAGGGCGAATTGCAGGGAAAAATGCGGCAAGGCTTATTATATATTCCTTTAAACGAGAAAGGCGAAAGAGCCGGGCATCCGTTCAAGGCTTCGTTGTTTGGTAAAAATGCAGGGCTTCCGGCTTTGGAACTGCATTTTGCAAAATGCAAAGAGGATTTAAAAGACCACCCAAGTAAGCAGACCCTAAAAGCTGCAATTTCTATTGCTCTGAAATCCACAAATGATGAGCAGGCTTTTAAAAAGCAGTTGAGTGAACAGGGCATTAATGTAGTGGTCCGCCGGAACGATACAGGTCGTATTTATGGTATCACTTTCATAGACCACAATTCAAAGGCGGTTTGGAACGGTTCACGCTTAGCAAAGGAACTTTCTGCCAATACCTTTAATGATTATTGGAACAATAATATCAAACCGGAGATTAAAGAACCTGTCGTACAACTTCCAAAAACATCCACATCAAATGATGCAGATCTTCCTGCGGAAGAACCTCATCACTTGTTCGACTTCCTGAATACTACTGAAAAACACGAAGACGGTTTGATTGAGGCATTTGGCGGTTTGTTACCCGAAGCACAGGGCGATGATTACGAGGAACAGGATTTTGCTAACAAAATGAAGAAGAAAAAAAAAAGAAGACTGTAA
- the mobC gene encoding conjugal transfer protein MobC: protein MQGEDDLRGLAKIMAFMRAVSILLVLMHLYWFCYGFFLERGWTLEIINKILGNFDRTAGLFSHTLYTKAFALVLLALSCLGTKGVKNEKITWAKIYVALGVGFVLFFLNTPLLKLSPVIGTFLYILTISLGYIALLMAGVWMSRLLRTNLMDDVFNNENESFQQETKLMENEYSVNLPTKFYYKGKWNNGWINIVNPFRASIVLGTPGSGKSYAIVNNYIKQQIEKGFSMYIYDFKFDDLSTIAYNHLLKHRDKYKVQPKFYVINFDDPRKSHRCNPLNPDFMTDISDAYEAAYTIMLNLNRSWIQKQGDFFVESPIILLAAIIWYLKIYENGKYCTFPHAIELLNKKYSDVFTILTSYSDLENYLSPFMDAWQGGAQDQLQGQIASAKIPLSRMISPQLYWVMTGDDFTLDINNPKEPKILCVGNNPDRQNIYSAALGLYNSRIVKLINKKGQLKSSVIIDELPTIYFRGLDNLIATARSNKVAVCLGFQDFSQLIRDYGDKEAKVIQNTVGNVFSGQVVGETAKSLSERFGKVLQKRQSMTINRNDKSTSISTQLDSLIPASKISTLTQGMFVGAISDNFDERIEQKIFHAEIVVDNDKVSAETKAYQKIPQILSFADKNGNDNMKQEIESNYRQIKSDIVHIVESEIERIKNDPNLQHLIQQEQ from the coding sequence ATGCAGGGAGAAGACGATTTAAGAGGTTTAGCCAAAATAATGGCTTTTATGCGGGCAGTCAGTATTCTTTTGGTGCTGATGCACCTTTATTGGTTCTGCTACGGGTTCTTTTTAGAACGTGGTTGGACGTTGGAAATAATCAACAAGATATTAGGCAATTTCGACCGGACGGCGGGCTTGTTTTCACATACCCTTTATACCAAGGCGTTCGCTTTGGTTTTGCTTGCTTTGAGTTGTTTGGGAACGAAAGGCGTAAAGAATGAGAAGATAACCTGGGCTAAAATCTACGTGGCTTTGGGCGTTGGTTTTGTGCTGTTCTTTCTGAACACGCCGTTGTTAAAGCTATCTCCGGTAATAGGCACATTTCTGTATATCCTTACTATCTCGTTAGGTTATATCGCTTTGCTGATGGCTGGCGTGTGGATGAGCCGTTTGCTTCGTACTAATCTGATGGACGATGTTTTCAATAACGAGAACGAGAGCTTTCAGCAGGAAACAAAGCTGATGGAAAACGAGTATTCTGTCAATCTTCCTACCAAATTTTACTACAAAGGCAAATGGAACAACGGTTGGATAAACATTGTAAATCCTTTCAGAGCATCAATCGTGTTGGGTACTCCGGGTTCAGGAAAATCGTATGCCATCGTAAACAATTACATCAAGCAACAGATTGAGAAAGGCTTTAGTATGTACATTTACGATTTTAAGTTTGACGACCTTTCTACCATTGCCTACAATCATTTATTGAAGCATCGGGATAAGTACAAAGTTCAACCCAAATTCTATGTCATCAACTTTGATGACCCACGCAAGAGCCACCGTTGTAACCCGTTAAATCCCGATTTTATGACGGACATTTCTGATGCTTACGAAGCGGCTTATACCATAATGCTGAACCTCAATCGAAGTTGGATACAGAAGCAAGGAGATTTTTTCGTGGAAAGCCCAATTATCCTATTGGCTGCCATTATTTGGTATCTGAAAATCTATGAGAACGGTAAGTATTGTACATTCCCACACGCCATTGAATTGCTGAATAAAAAGTATTCGGACGTATTTACCATTCTGACCTCATATTCCGATTTGGAAAACTATCTTTCTCCGTTTATGGATGCCTGGCAAGGTGGCGCACAAGACCAATTGCAGGGGCAGATTGCATCGGCAAAAATTCCTTTGTCAAGAATGATTAGCCCGCAATTGTATTGGGTAATGACCGGGGATGATTTTACGCTTGACATCAACAATCCGAAAGAACCTAAAATTTTGTGTGTAGGTAACAATCCCGACCGTCAAAATATCTACTCCGCAGCTTTGGGATTGTACAATTCGAGAATTGTTAAGCTCATCAACAAAAAAGGGCAATTAAAGAGTTCAGTAATCATAGATGAGTTGCCCACAATTTATTTTAGGGGACTGGACAATCTCATCGCAACTGCGAGAAGTAATAAGGTAGCTGTGTGTTTGGGCTTTCAGGATTTTTCGCAGTTAATACGGGATTACGGAGATAAAGAGGCAAAAGTTATCCAAAATACCGTAGGTAATGTATTCAGTGGGCAGGTTGTGGGCGAAACCGCAAAGAGCTTGTCAGAACGGTTCGGAAAAGTATTGCAGAAACGTCAGAGTATGACCATCAACCGAAATGATAAATCAACTTCGATTTCTACGCAATTAGACAGCCTTATTCCTGCTTCTAAAATTTCAACTTTGACACAGGGTATGTTTGTTGGTGCTATATCCGACAACTTTGACGAGCGTATCGAGCAAAAGATATTTCACGCAGAAATAGTGGTCGATAATGATAAAGTTTCCGCAGAAACCAAAGCGTATCAGAAGATACCGCAGATTTTATCTTTTGCTGATAAAAACGGCAACGATAATATGAAGCAAGAGATTGAAAGCAACTACCGCCAGATAAAATCCGACATTGTACACATTGTTGAAAGTGAAATAGAGCGTATCAAGAACGACCCGAACTTACAGCATTTGATACAGCAAGAACAATAA
- the merTP gene encoding mercuric transport protein MerTP encodes MKTDKKLIGAGLLTTIAASLCCITPVLALIAGTSGLASTFSWLEPFRPYFIGLTILVLGFAWYQKLKPKKQIDCNCETEEKPKFIQSKMFLGIVTAFAIVMLAFPYYSSIFYPKTEKQIIVVDKSNIQKVEFTISGMTCASCGEHVNHEVNKLTGIISSNASYENGNAIVEFDNSKTNISEIEKAINSTGYSVTDKKEN; translated from the coding sequence ATGAAAACTGACAAAAAATTAATTGGTGCAGGACTTTTGACTACAATTGCAGCTTCTCTTTGTTGCATCACACCAGTATTGGCTCTTATTGCAGGAACAAGCGGTCTTGCTTCCACTTTTTCTTGGCTTGAACCTTTTCGACCCTATTTTATCGGGTTGACAATTTTGGTTCTTGGTTTTGCTTGGTATCAAAAGTTGAAACCCAAAAAGCAGATAGATTGCAATTGTGAAACAGAAGAAAAACCAAAATTCATTCAGTCAAAAATGTTTTTAGGAATAGTAACAGCATTTGCAATCGTAATGCTTGCCTTTCCATACTACTCAAGCATTTTCTACCCAAAGACAGAAAAGCAAATCATAGTAGTGGACAAATCCAATATTCAAAAAGTAGAATTTACGATTAGCGGAATGACTTGTGCAAGTTGTGGCGAACACGTAAATCACGAAGTAAATAAATTGACAGGAATAATAAGTTCAAACGCTTCTTATGAAAATGGAAATGCAATCGTAGAATTTGACAACTCAAAAACAAATATTTCTGAAATCGAAAAAGCAATAAACTCAACAGGATATTCTGTAACCGACAAAAAAGAAAATTAA
- a CDS encoding ParA family protein yields MDTRKKPLFVAFSSQKGGVGKSTFTTLVASTMHYRLGYNVAVFDADFPQHSLMKMKTRDLAMVMENEALKKLAYKQFTTINKKAYPIMQHKADSVLDAAHEFVNTSPVPLDVLFFDLPGTVNTPGILKALAGMHHIFTPITADRVVMESTLIFTQLLQDVIMKKGETSIQSINLFWNQVDGRESTPLYDVYNQLIGQLGLSLMQSQIKNSTRFRKESEVDSKTVFRSTIMPPDERLMKACQLDLFISEFLNIIQS; encoded by the coding sequence ATGGACACAAGAAAGAAACCTCTGTTTGTCGCTTTTTCTTCTCAAAAAGGCGGTGTTGGCAAAAGCACATTTACCACGCTTGTCGCCAGTACGATGCACTATCGGTTGGGCTACAACGTAGCTGTTTTTGATGCGGATTTTCCGCAGCACAGCCTGATGAAAATGAAAACCCGTGATTTGGCAATGGTAATGGAAAATGAGGCGTTGAAAAAACTGGCATATAAGCAGTTTACCACCATCAATAAAAAAGCCTATCCCATTATGCAGCACAAAGCGGATAGCGTACTCGATGCGGCGCACGAATTTGTAAACACTTCCCCTGTTCCGCTTGATGTGCTGTTCTTCGACCTGCCCGGAACCGTGAACACGCCCGGAATTCTGAAAGCATTGGCAGGTATGCACCACATTTTCACGCCCATCACGGCAGACCGTGTGGTAATGGAAAGTACGCTCATCTTCACACAGCTTTTACAGGATGTAATTATGAAAAAAGGCGAAACTTCCATACAAAGCATTAACCTGTTTTGGAACCAGGTGGACGGCAGGGAAAGCACGCCCTTATATGACGTGTATAATCAGCTTATCGGGCAACTGGGGTTAAGCCTGATGCAAAGCCAAATCAAGAACAGCACCCGTTTTCGCAAGGAAAGTGAAGTGGACAGCAAAACAGTTTTCCGTTCTACGATAATGCCACCCGATGAGCGTTTGATGAAAGCCTGCCAGTTAGACCTGTTCATCAGCGAATTTTTAAACATCATTCAATCGTAG
- a CDS encoding DUF3408 domain-containing protein translates to MEKDNKRKVTPDINEELMMNLMVDGVKKDGLQLPPEPAEEQEKEEIQNEVRQDELPQSKPVQRERNRTKKSLDGSYGEHFLKTHSMTKRGDKSIYIRQEYHERLSRIVQVIGKDAIPLYAYLDNILEHHFEMFEKAITDDFNEKFKPIF, encoded by the coding sequence ATGGAAAAAGATAATAAACGTAAAGTTACGCCGGACATTAACGAAGAGCTGATGATGAACCTGATGGTAGACGGCGTTAAAAAGGACGGTTTGCAGCTACCGCCTGAACCTGCCGAAGAGCAGGAAAAGGAAGAAATACAAAACGAGGTAAGGCAGGATGAATTACCACAAAGCAAACCTGTACAAAGGGAAAGAAACCGTACCAAGAAGAGCCTTGACGGAAGCTACGGCGAACACTTTTTGAAAACCCATTCGATGACAAAGCGGGGCGATAAAAGTATCTATATCCGGCAGGAATACCACGAACGGCTATCCCGTATTGTACAGGTAATCGGTAAAGATGCTATACCCCTGTATGCCTATCTCGATAACATACTGGAACATCATTTTGAAATGTTTGAAAAAGCCATTACCGATGATTTCAACGAAAAGTTTAAACCCATTTTTTAA
- a CDS encoding conjugal transfer protein TraD has protein sequence MEIVIVICLLIVIVLLLQDKIVIHKRSEQKSKQEKVNPNLPDIMGQPKPVRSLSVPNTANDSQITEPEINPDNLDIEYDENENVSIQIPQEELDEVFSNMPDLEEEEEEWNRYGISGGDNGFAQGVTYDELSSVGALLQKENLEQAQKETAVAIVQKLQGTELFSLLENSIEGASRKIAELLDSTLSSESDDSSSTLRKSNLGDFDIGEFV, from the coding sequence ATGGAAATAGTAATTGTGATTTGCCTGCTGATAGTCATTGTCCTGCTTTTGCAGGATAAGATTGTAATTCATAAAAGGTCGGAGCAAAAGTCCAAACAGGAAAAAGTTAACCCGAACCTGCCCGATATTATGGGGCAACCCAAGCCAGTAAGAAGCCTTTCAGTGCCAAACACTGCCAATGACAGCCAAATAACGGAACCGGAGATAAACCCTGATAATTTAGACATCGAATACGACGAAAACGAAAACGTCAGCATTCAAATTCCGCAGGAAGAACTGGACGAAGTTTTCAGCAATATGCCTGATTTGGAAGAAGAGGAAGAAGAATGGAACAGGTACGGAATATCCGGTGGCGATAACGGTTTTGCCCAAGGGGTTACCTATGACGAACTAAGCTCCGTAGGGGCATTGCTCCAAAAAGAGAATTTGGAACAGGCTCAAAAGGAAACAGCGGTAGCCATAGTTCAGAAATTACAGGGAACCGAATTATTCAGCTTACTGGAAAATTCCATTGAGGGTGCTTCCCGAAAAATTGCCGAGCTTTTGGATAGCACACTTTCATCTGAAAGCGACGACAGTTCTTCCACCTTGCGGAAAAGTAATTTGGGTGATTTTGACATTGGGGAGTTTGTCTGA
- a CDS encoding GDCCVxC domain-containing (seleno)protein — MEIKLQSTITCPNCGHKKEETMPTDACQYFYECEKCKQVLKPKQGDCCVYCSYGSVACPPILQDKKCC; from the coding sequence ATGGAAATCAAATTACAATCAACAATCACTTGTCCCAACTGCGGACACAAGAAAGAAGAAACAATGCCGACAGACGCTTGTCAATATTTTTACGAATGTGAAAAATGCAAACAAGTTCTAAAACCAAAACAAGGCGACTGCTGTGTTTATTGTAGTTACGGAAGTGTTGCTTGTCCACCAATTCTGCAGGACAAAAAATGTTGCTGA
- a CDS encoding ArsR/SmtB family transcription factor, giving the protein MDNNSCIRQQADIKQINRCKDRVSELNGSFDYLSNGLELAGNNVRLKILFLLYEEKRLCVCDISDILGMTISAVSQHLRKLKDRKLIETEREAQTIFHSLTKEYEKMLKPFFKILDENKILETI; this is encoded by the coding sequence ATGGACAATAATTCTTGCATACGACAACAAGCAGACATTAAACAAATAAACCGCTGTAAAGACCGAGTTTCAGAACTCAACGGTTCTTTTGACTATTTATCGAACGGACTTGAATTAGCGGGAAACAATGTAAGACTGAAAATACTCTTTCTACTTTATGAAGAAAAACGACTTTGTGTTTGTGATATAAGTGATATTCTTGGTATGACAATTTCAGCGGTTTCACAACACTTGCGGAAACTCAAAGACAGAAAACTTATTGAAACCGAACGAGAAGCTCAAACTATTTTTCACTCACTGACTAAAGAGTATGAAAAAATGCTGAAACCATTTTTCAAAATACTTGACGAAAACAAAATATTAGAAACAATATGA